A window of Ranitomeya variabilis isolate aRanVar5 chromosome 2, aRanVar5.hap1, whole genome shotgun sequence contains these coding sequences:
- the LOC143804203 gene encoding gastrula zinc finger protein XlCGF66.1-like, giving the protein MEQDRDHMAARILDLTLEIIYWITGEDHTVVKTSSGECVTPRVSGGRSRTPSDITEPPPHSLIHEQKILELTNRITELLSGEVPIRCQDVTVYFSMEEWEYIEGHKDLYKDAMMEDHRSITSLDGSSPRNPPERSPSPLYSQDRPEKEEDVPWDHQDSSGGTSSGFENISSVSLSDEHLIGDFNPHHNMSLCYEVEENNIIEAKLITDDEPAVIQCINLSSDISDHWIPSSDQSLIQAQTGNVWKYFKNKSNRSLPDKTVTDAQPFLCSECGKCFAKEIQLKRHQRTHTGETPYSCSQCGKYFSQKSHLVDHLRIHTGEKPFSCLECGKCFNHKKNWLSHQRTHTGEKPHPCTECGKSFSRRSYLMTHLKIHAGEKPFACSECGKCFSNKSHVLEHLRTHTGEKPYSCSECGKCFAHKSNFERHKKTHFNVQIVL; this is encoded by the exons ATGGAGCAGGACAGAGACCACATGGCGGCTCGGATATTAGACCTCACCCTGGAGATAATCTACTGGATCACTGGAGAG gatcacacagtagTGAAGACGTCATCTGGGGAGTGTGTGACCCCCCGTGTGTCAGGAGGGCGGAGCAGGACCCCGAGTGACATCACCGAGCCTCCACCTCATTCACTGATACAtgagcagaagatcctagaactgaccaataggatcactgagctgctgagcggagag gttcctataaggtgtcaggacgtcaccgtctatttctccatggaggagtgggagtatatagaaggacacaaggatctgtacaaggacgccATGATGGAGGATCACCGGTCCATCACATCTCTGG ATGGATCCAGTCCGAGAAATCCCCCGGAGAGAAGTCCCAGTCCTCTATATTCCCAGGATCGGCCAGAGAAGGAGGAAGATGTCCCctgggatcatcag GACAGTTCGGGTGGAACGTCGAGTGGATTTGAAAACATCTCATCAGTGTCATTGAGTG ATGAACACTTGATAGGAGACTTCAATCCACATCACAATATGTCTCTCTGTTACGAAGTAGAGGAAAACAATATCATAGAAGCCAAATTAATCACCGATGATGAACCTGCCGTCATTCAGTGCATTAATTTATCCTCTGATATCTCCGATCACTGGATACCTTCATCTGATCAATCGCTGATCCAGGCGCAAACTGGAAACGTAtggaaatattttaaaaataaatctaATCGTTCTTTGCCTGACAAAACTGTGACAGACGCacagccatttttatgttcagaatgtgggaaatgtttcgccAAAGAAATTCAACTTaagagacatcagagaactcacacgggtGAGACGCCGTATTCATGTTCTCAGTGTGGGAAGTATTTTAGCCAGAAATCGCATCTTGTGGACCATCTaagaatccacacaggagagaaaccattttcatgtttagaatgtgggaaatgttttaaccataagaaAAATTGGTTAagtcatcagagaactcacacgggggagaagccgcaCCCATGTaccgaatgtgggaaaagttttagtcGGAGATCATATCTTATGACTCATCTGAAAATCCACGCTGGTGAGAAGCCGTtcgcttgttcagaatgtgggaaatgtttcagtaATAAATCACATGTTTTGGAACatctgagaactcacacaggggagaaaccgtattcgtgttccgaatgtgggaaatgtttcgccCACAAATCCAATTTCGAAAGACATAAGAAAACTCATTTTAATGTTCAAATTGTTTTATAA